Proteins from one Flavobacteriales bacterium genomic window:
- a CDS encoding response regulator, whose amino-acid sequence MPYLLRYRALEFKDLHSKEADKPATYKASKQLNVLLVDDKEVSLIVCTAILQNLNCMVTTALDGFDAIEKYKKKEYDIILMDIQMPNMDGITACNKIKELDSDTPPIVALTANAMSGDKEKYINAGLDDYLAKPITYESLQAIFHKWIQIPLIGMVTESAIETKVEIPKTLEIKSEVEPSNELVDVKDPDMLLDWDKLGEIEKLMKYKPEKLQRLAGKTIVNIEEYVPKITQTFSDDDLENCKTHTLKGVALVFGAQMLG is encoded by the coding sequence ATACCTTACCTACTTAGATATAGAGCGCTTGAGTTTAAAGACTTACATTCGAAGGAAGCAGATAAACCAGCAACGTACAAAGCATCCAAACAGCTTAACGTTCTACTAGTAGACGACAAAGAAGTTAGCCTCATCGTTTGCACAGCTATTCTTCAGAATTTGAATTGCATGGTAACTACGGCATTAGATGGTTTCGACGCAATTGAAAAATATAAAAAGAAAGAATACGATATCATTCTAATGGATATTCAGATGCCCAACATGGATGGTATAACGGCTTGTAATAAAATCAAAGAATTGGATTCCGACACTCCTCCAATCGTAGCATTAACGGCAAATGCAATGAGTGGAGATAAAGAAAAATACATCAATGCAGGGCTAGATGACTACTTGGCTAAACCAATTACTTACGAAAGTTTACAAGCAATATTTCATAAATGGATTCAAATACCTCTAATCGGAATGGTAACAGAATCGGCTATTGAAACGAAAGTAGAAATCCCTAAAACACTGGAAATAAAAAGCGAAGTTGAACCAAGCAATGAGCTTGTTGATGTAAAAGATCCAGATATGCTGCTAGACTGGGACAAACTAGGAGAGATTGAGAAACTAATGAAATACAAACCCGAAAAACTACAACGACTTGCAGGCAAAACGATTGTTAATATTGAAGAATACGTCCCTAAAATTACACAAACTTTTAGCGACGACGATTTAGAAAACTGCAAGACACACACGCTTAAAGGTGTAGCCCTTGTTTTTGGTGCACAGATGCTTGGATAA